Below is a window of Micromonospora chersina DNA.
CCGTTGGAGAGGGCGAAGACGGACTCGGACTGGGCCAGCACGTCCATGTCGAGCCGGGTCTCCCGGACGTGCCACGGCTCGACCGGGTACGCCCGTTCCCGGATCACGCGTGCGCCCCGGTGAGCAGCTCCGACAGGTCGGTCACCACCACGTCGGCGCCGTGCGCGCGCAGGTCGTCGGCCTGGCCGACCCGGTCGACGCCGACCACGTACCCGAAGCCGCCGGCCTTCCCGGCGGCGACGCCGGCCAGCGCGTCCTCGAAGACGGCCGCGTTCTCCGGCGGCACCCCGAGCAGTTGCGCGCCGGCCAGGAAGGTGTCCGGGTGCGGCTTACCGCGCAGGCCGCGCTCGCGGGCCACCAGCCCGTCCACCCGCGCCTCCAGCAGCGGCTCCAGCCCGGCGGCGGCGACCACGTCACGGCAGTTGGCGCTGGCCGAGACCACCGCCCGGCGCAGCCCGGCCCGGACGGCCTCGTGCAGGTAGCGCACCGAGCCCTCGTAGACCTCGACACCGTCGGTGTGGATCCGCTTGAGCAGGATGACGTTCTTCCGGTTGCCCACCCCGTTGACGGTCTCCGCCTCGGGCGGGTCGTCCGGCGAACCCTCGGGCAGGGTGATCCCGCGCGAGGCCAGGAACGAGCGCACTCCGTCGGCGCGCGGTTTTCCGTCCACGTACCGGTTGTAGTCGGGACCGGGGTCGAACGGGCGGAACGGCTCGCCGGTGGTCGCCGCCCGCGCCCGCAGGAACGCGTTGAAGGTCTCGGTCCAGGCGGCGTTGTGCACCTTGGCGGTCTGCGTCAGCACACCGTCCAGATCGAAGAGACAGGCGGTCACGTGAGCGGGTAGGCCCAGCATTGCCTGAATCTATCCAGCACACCGGCCGGACAAACCCGATTCGGACGTCAGCGGTTCGGGCGGAGCGTCCAGACGACGGTGAGCGCCGAGGTCACGGTGCCGTCCTCGGTGCCGATCTCCACCTCGACCGGGAACTCCGGCCGCTGCCCGGCGTCCAGTTCGGCGATCACCTCGGCCGGGGTGCGCCCGAGCCGCGCGGTGGCCAGGACCGGCCCGAGGGCGACCTTCTGGTAGCGGATGGTGGCGGTCACGGCCAGCGGTACGGCCCGGTCGAGCACCGGCCCGAACGCGGCGAGCACCACCGCCCCGGAGGCGGTCTCCCCGAGGGTGAACATGGCGCCGGCGTGCGGGCCGCCGACGTGGTTGTGGTGCTCGGGGGCGTCGGGGAGCCGGACCACGGCCCGGACGCCGCCCTCGGCCTCGGGGGCGACCTCGACGAATTCGATACCGAGCGTGCGGGCGAACGGCACGGCCTCCAGCAGACCGGCCGCGACCTGGCGAGAGTCGATGGACATGCCCAGACGCTACTCGTCAGTAACTTTCCCGGCAAGGGCGCGCTCGGCATCGCTGCGCAGCAGGCAGAACTCGTTGCCCTCGGGGTCGGCCAGCACGACCCAGCCACTGCCGTCCGGCTCCCGCCGGTCGGCGACGACGGTGGCGCCCAGGGCCAGGACCCGCTCGACCTCCCGGTCGCGCGGTACGTCCGGTTCCAGGCAGATGTGCACGCGGTTCTTCACGGTCTTCGGCTCGGGCACGCGCTGGAAGTAGACCCGTGGGCCGCCGGGCGGCTCGATGACGAGTTCCTCGTCGCCGGGCTGGAACTCCGGATCGACCGGGCAGTCGAACACCCCGCTCCAGAAGCGCGCCAGCCCGTACGGGTCGGCGCAGTCGAACGCGACGTTGCGGATCACGGTCCCCATCCCCGGCCCCGCTCAGTGGCGCTTCGCGTGGGCGACGAAGGACGCCCAGCTCGCCGGGGTGAAGGTGAGCGCCGGCCCGTGCCGGTCCTTGCTGTCCCGCACGGCCACCACGCCGGGCAGGTTGTCGGCCACCTCCACGCAGTCGCCCTGGTTGCCGCTGCTGCGGGTGCTCTTGCGCCAGATCGCGCCGGTCAGGTCCATTGCTCTGCCGCCTCCGAGATCGCCGCCAGGGTGGCCCCGTGCGGCATGGCCTCCGCCCGCACGGACTCCCAGATCTGCCGCAGGGAGTTTACGTCCACCGTCCGCTCGACGATGGTGCCCTGCAACTGGTTATCCAGGTAGCCCACGTCGTCGCCGTCCGGCGGGGTGGCGAGCACGAACGCCCCGTTCAGCCCCGGGTAGGCGCCGGTGCCGCGCGGGACCACGTGGAGGTGGACGCGAGGGCGGCGGCCCACGTCGGCCAGGTGCCGCAACTGCTCCCGCATGACCTCGGGGCCGCCGACCGGCCGCTCCAGCACGGTGTAGTCGAGCACCGCCACAAACTGCGGCGGCCCGGGCCGGTTCAGCACCGCCTGCCGGGCCAGCCGCGCGGCGAGCGGTTGCTCGATCTCCTCACCGGCGAGCTGCGCCGCCCCTTCGTAAAGCGCCCGGGCGTACGCCTCCGTCTGGAGCAGCCCGGGCACCACCAGCGGCTGGAAGCTGCGCAACGTGGTCGCCTCCTGCTCGATGGACACCCACTCGCGGAACCAGGGCATGAGGCTCTCCCGGACCAGGGCGTCCCGGATGCGGACCAGCAGGCCGCCGGCCATCAGTGCCTCGTCGCAGCGCTGGGCGAACTCCTCCCGGGGCGGGCGCCGGCACTGCTCGACGGCGGCCACCAGCGAGGCCGAGTAGTTGACCCGCTCACCCAGCGCCTCCTGGGACAGCCCGGCGTCCCCGCGCAGCCGACGCAGCTCCCCGGCGAACAGCTCCAGCATCGGCATCCGGCTCATCTGCACACCTCTGCACACCTCTGCACATCGGGGAACGACCGGCCGGACGGCCGGGCTGGTGGGGGCGGAACGGCTTCCGACCCTAACGCCCGGGTGACCAGACTGTCACCCAGCGGAGTCGCCCGTTCCCGTCGAGGAGCGACTCCCGGGCCCGCCCCCTTCCCCCGATCCGGGGCGGGCCCACCCCCAAACGAAGCGAGGCGCACATGCACCCGTCACGGCGACCGGACACCGGTAGGGCCCCGGAAGGGCCCTCCGGCACGGGGATCCCGAACGAGACGACCACAGGGGACGGGCCCGCGGTGGAGCGGCCGAGGGCGTACCCGTCGCACGCACCGCCGCACACGCCGCTGCGGCCCGTGTGGTGCTGCCGGGCCTGTGGGCAGCCGTGGCCGTGCGCGCAGGCGCGCCTGCTGCTCAAGGCCGAGTACGCGGACGACCAGATCGGCCTGTCGCTCTACCTGTGCGGGCTGCTCCACGAGGCCGCCCGGGACCTCTACCGACTGAACCCGGACGACGGGCCGGCCCCCGCCGACCTCTTCCGCCGGTTCGTGGCCTGGGGCCCCTACCGCCGGCCGGCCGTGGACCCGCCGTAGCGGTCCCGACCTGAGGAGTGCGTGACACAGCGTGGCCCGGCATGGGCAACCAGCACGGAAGGCCCGTCGGCTACGCCACGATCCTCAGCGCCAGCCCACGTCGATCCGGTCGCCGCGCTCGTCGAAGAAGTGCAGCGCGTCCATCCGCACCTGGACCGCGAGCGGGTGCCCCGCCGACACCGCCGGGTACGGGGCCAGCCGCACGGCCAGTTCGGCCGGGCGGCGGTGGTGCCGGCCCGGGTCGGGAAGCACGCTGGTCCGGCTCCCGCCGCCGCTCGGGGCTGCGGAGACCGGTGCGTCCGCCGCCCGCCCGGCGAGGCGCTGCATCACCTGGCCGAACCGGCGCAGGCCGCGCTGGCCGGAGGCGGCGTTCTCCGCGGGGGTGCCCATCTCGTCCACCACGATGGCCGTGGCGCCGATGTCGAGGAAGGCCAGCGACTCGTGGCCGTGGTGCTCCAGGTAGCGGATCCGGCCGTGCAGCACGTCGCCGGCGGTGTCTGGAGCGACCGGGGTGAGCGCCTCGGCCCGCATGCCGACCACGATCCGCTCGCCGTGGTAGTGCGCCACGGCCCGGCTGCGGATGTCGTCCCAGGGCAGGTAGAGCGCCTGCTCGCCGAGGTTCAGCGCCACGTACCGGTCGAGGTGGACGTAGACCGACGCCTCCAGCAGGTTCATGCGCGGGCTGCCGAGGAACGCGGCGACGTAGAGGGTGGCAGGGCGGCCGTACACCTGGGTGGGGTTGCCCACGTCCTGGAGCACGCCCTTGCGCATGATGGCGACCCGGTCGGCCATGGTCAGCGCCTCGGCCTGGTCGTGCGTGACGTAGATGGTGGTGACGCCCAGCTCGCGGGTCAGCCCGGAGATCTCGGCGCGCAACTCGGCGCGGAGGCCGCTGTCCAGGTTGGAGAGCGGCTCGTCCATGAGGAACAGCCCGGGCCGGCGCACTATCGCCCGCCCCATGGCCACCCGCTGCCGCTGGCCGCCGGAGAGCTGGCTGGGCTTGCGTCCCAGCACGTCACCGATGCCCAGCGCGCTGGCCACGTCCTGGATCCGCTCGCCGCGCGGCCCGGGCTCGACGCCGGAGAGCCGGAGTGGGAAGCCGATGTTGTCGCCCACTGTCATGTGTGGGTAGAGGGCGAAGTCCTGGAAGACCATAGCGATCTTCCGGTCCCGGGGCGGCAGGTCGTTGGCCACCTCGCCGCCGAGCATCACCGCGCCCGAGGTGGGATCCTCCAGCCCGGCGACCATCCGCAGCACGGTGGACTTGCCGCAGCCCGAGGGGCCGAGCAGCACCATGAACTCGCCGTCGTTGACATCCAGATTGATGGTGTCGACCGCGACTGTTCCGTCCTGGAACACCTTGGTGACATCCTTGAGCGCGACGGTCGTCACCGTCACCTCCCCAGCTCTCGGCCGAACCCGGGAATGACTGTGACCAGGATCATGGGATCCGCACATCGGGTAAACGTGCGATGTTCAGATCGTGAAAGACCTATTACGCGGGATAGGCGGTCTTCCATAGGTAAGGTGACCGTCGAGTAACTATCCGGCCGGCTCGTTCAGGAACACCCGGCGGACCACCCGCTCGGCGGCGTGCCCGTCGTCCAGCGCGCAGAACCGCTTGCGGAACCGTTGCCGGGCCTGCTCAGCTTCCGTCCCCCGCACCGCGCCGCTGCGAAAGACGTCGAGCAGCCCGGGAAAGTCGACGGCGACGGCGCCGGGCGGCTCGGCGAGCAGGTCGAAGTAGACGCCCCGGGCCACCCGGTACGCGTCCCAGTCCGGCGCGTAGACCACTATCGGCCGGTCCAGCACCGCGTAGTCGAACATCGCCGAGGAATAGTCGGTGACCAGCACGTCCGCGACGAGGTACAGGTCCTCCACCCGCTCGTACGTGCTCACGTCCAGCACCGTGCCGTCGGACGCGCCGCGGAGTTGCCGTTCCCGGTCGTGGAAGTAGTGGCTGCGCATCAGCAGCCGCCCCGACGGGCCGAGCACGTCGCGCATCCGGTCCGGGTCGAACGGGGGCCGCCAGCCGGGCAGGTGCTCCCGGTGGGTCGGCGCGTAGAGCACCACGTACTCCTCGGGGCCGATGCCAAGGTCGGCGCGGGCCTTGCGGCAATCCTCGGCGGTGGCCAGCGCCAGCCGGTCGTTGCGCGGATAGCCGACCTCCAGGGTGGTGTAGTCGGCCGGGTAGGCCCGCTCCCACATCTGCGTGGAGAAGCTGTTCGCGCTGACGCTGTAGTCCCAGCGGTCCATGCGGTCCAGCAGCTTCGTGAAGTCCATCCCCACGGCGCCGACCGGATAGCGCTGCTGGTCCAGGCCCATCACCTTGACCGGGGTGCCGTGGTGGGTCTGCACGTGCACCGAACCGGGTCGCTTGCGGACGAAGTCCGGGAAGTTGACGTTGTTGATCAGCCAGCGGGCCCGGGCCAGCACCCGGTAGTAGTCCCGGGTGCCGGCGACGACGTACTCCACGCCCGGCGGCAGGACGTCCACCCGGTCCCGGCGGACGATCCAGACGCCGCGCACCTGCGGGGCGAGCCGGCGGGCGGCCGCGTAGATGGCGGCCGGGTTGCAGGCGTAGCCCCGGTACCAGTACGCCGCGTAGACGGCGAGCGTCGGGTCGAGCGGGCGGTGCAACTCGGCCAGGTAGTACTCGCGCAGCGCCGCGTCCCGGGCCTTGCGGGCGGTACGCCGGGCCACCGGCAGCACCCGCCGCCGGACCTTCCGGGCTGTCTGCCGGGCCTGCTCCTCCGCCTGGTGGGCGGCGCGGAGCGCGCTGAACGTCCGCCACCGCCCGGCCGCCACCAGCCGGTGCTTCACCCCCTCCAGGCCGGGTGGGACCGGATAGCCCCCGGGCGGCAGGAAGCGGACGTAGTCGGCGTGGATCTGGGCGAAGAACGGCGGCCGCAGGTCGGCGTCGAGCCGCTCGCCGTTGCCCAGCACGGTCAGGTAGTGCCAGATCATCCGCTCGAAGACGGCCGGGCGCAGGTCCGCCACCGCCGGCCCCCAGCGGTCCATCAGCCGGAACACGCGGTGCCACTGCGCGAATACCTCGAAGTGCCGGTCGCCCCGGGTCCGGGTGATCGCCCCGGTGCGGCGCTGCCGGTAGTTCAGGCACACCCGGTCCAGCACGCCGATCCGCTCGGCGGCCATCAGCGCCGGGTAGCTGAACGAGACGTCCTCGTACCAGCCCGGCTCGAAGCGCAGCCCCTGCTCGACCAGGAACTCCCGGCGGACCAGCCGGTTCCAGGCGGTGTGCAGCAGCCGCAGGGTCTCCGGCCGGTCCCGCAGCCCGAACGTCGCCTCGCCGGGCGGCTCGGGGAACACGTCCCGCATGGCGCTACGGGTGGCGGAGTTGTTCCAGTGCGCGCGGACGTGGTCGACGACCAGCACGTCCGGGCGGGTGGCGCGGAGCCGGTCGGCCACGTGCGGCAGGCAGCCGGCGACCAGCCAGTCGTCCCCGTCGACGAACCAGACGTACTCGCCGGCGGCCCGGTCCAGCCCGATGTTGCGGGCCGGACCGAGCCCGACGTTCTCCACGAGCCGCACCGGGTGGACCCGGGGGTCACGGGCCGCGTACTCGTCCAGGATCTCGCCGCTGCCGTCCGGGGAAGCGTCGTCGATCCCGATCACCTCGATGTCGTCGAACGGCTGGTCGAGGATCGAGTCGAGACACTCCCGCAGGTAGCCCTGCACCTTGAAGGCCGGTACGACGAAGCTGATCAGGGTCATCCCGGCCGGCCCTCCGTCAGCCCGGCGAGCGGTCACCCCCACGGACGCGGGCCGGCAGGACCACCCAGGCGAGGACCACGCTCGCGACAAAAACCACGAGAAGGTACGTACCGAGTGTAGCCAGAGCGATGCTCGCAATTCCGGCGATTGAGCCGATGGTCAGCAACGCGGAGCGACCCTCCCAGCCGAGCGTGGCGGCGTGCAGCGGCGGGGCAGCCTGCCGCTTCTCCAGCCGGGCGGTCAGGTCGTAGTGGTGCAGGGTCAGCACGAAGACGTACCCGAAGATCAGCCACGGCGACACCCGCCCGGCCACCCCGACGGCGATGGCGAAGAGGTACTCCCCCGCCCGCAGCGCGGCCGGGACCAGCCAGTCCAGCGGCCCGTCGTGCGCCGTCCGCGCGCCGTGCGCCCCGCTCAGCAGGACGACGAACGCGAACGCCACCGCCCAGCCGGGCAGGTCGCGCCCGTCGTGGACGGCCAGCAGCGCCCACAGCAGCAGGCCCGCCGCGCCGAGCGCGCCGACCACCGCGAGCACCAGCGGCTGCCGCACCGCCGGCAGCCTCCCGGGCGCCGGCAGCGTACGGGCCAGCGGCCCGTCGTCGCGGTGCAGGCCGGTGTCGACCGTGGTCAGCACCGGCACCCGCATCCAGCGCGCCCGCAGGGTGCGCAGCGCTCCGGTGTACGCGAACGCCAGCACCCCCCACACCAGCACGGCGCAGAGCGCCACCAGCGGCCCGAACAGCGCGGCGGCCACCGCCATGAGCGCCCAGCGCTCACCGATCGGGAAGACCACGGTCCGCTTCAGCCAGTAGGAGACCGAGCCGGTGTCCGCCTGGACCTTGGTCGAGGCGGCGTTCAACTTCCCGCCGATGCCGCCCGCGTCCCCGGTGGCCGCCCGGGGGCGCCGCGCCGCCTCGTCGTGCAGCACCCCGTACCAGGTGTCGGTCATGTGCCGCACGGTCTGGAGGGTCATGGCGGCGATGGCGAGCGCCCAGCCGTAGCGGAATCCGGCGTGCGTGGCGCCGTAGCCGAGACCGGCGTAGACGACGTACTCCTTGGCCCGGTCGGCCATGGTGTCCAGCCAGCCGCCCCAGGCGCTGAAGTGCCGGGTGTAGCGGGCCAACTGGCCGTCCACGCAGTCGAGCACGAAGCCCAGGTAGAGCAGCAGCCCACCGGCCACCAGCGCGAGCCGCCCGCCCACGCCGAAGAGCACCGCCGCGGCCACCGCGAAGGCCACCGAGATCATGGTGACCGCGGTCGGGCCCAGGCCGATCCGGGCGGCCGCCTTCGTCACGTACGGGGACCAGGTGCTGACGAAGAACGTGGTGAAGAAGTCGTCCCGCTCCTTCACCGACAGCTTCAGTTCGGCCTTGTCCTCGTTCACGGCGGCCACGGCGGCCTGCGCCGCGGCCAGTTCCGCCGGGTCGCCGACCCGGTGCGCCACGAGCAGGCGTACCCGGTGGGCGAAGGTCAGCGTGCCGCATCCGGCCAGGTCGGCGAAGAGGCGGTCGACGCCGCCCCCGGCCGCGGTCCGGGCGGCGGCGGCGAGGGCCGGCAGGTCCGCGGGGCCGACCCGCAGCGCGCCGCCGAACACGCCGGTCGCGCCCGCCGGTTCGTCCACCGCGACCACCTGGCCGCGCTCCTCGCGGACCGTGGCCTGCCCGGCGGCCGGCGGATCGGTGAGCACCAGGGCCACCGTCGGCCCCACCGGGCTGGTCGCCAGATGCTTGAGTACGGCGGTGTGCGCCACCAGGTCGGCCCCGCTGACCAGCACCGGCCCGGTGGCGGCGGCCACCAGGTCGGCCAGCTCGGACAGGTCGGCGGCCACCCGCACCTCGTCCGCCCCGGCCCGCCGCCACTGCCCGGCGATCCGGTCGACGAGGCGCTCCCCGCCGTCCGTGGTGAGGCCCGCCGCCGGCCCGGCGGCGAGCACGATCGCGAGCGTCACCGCTGCGTCGCGCTGGCGTACGCGTGCAGCGCCTCGTCGATCGTGCCGTCGACGGTCAGCCGCCCGGCGTCGAGGTAGAGCCCCCGACGACAGAACCGGGTGAGGTCCTTTTCGTTGTGTGACACCAGCACCAGCGTGCGCCCTTCCGCGAGAAGTCGCTCGATGGTCGCATAGCACTTCGCGCGGAACTCCGCATCCCCGACCGCGGTCACCTCGTCCACCAGCAGCACGGGGTGCGGCAGGTGGGCGATCACCGCGAAACCCAGCCGGACCTTCATCCCCGACGAGTAGTGCCGGACCGAGGTGTCGATGGCCCGTTCCACCTGCTCACCGGCGAACGAGACGATCTCGTCGAAGTGCCGGCGCAGGTATCCCGTCGACAGCCCGTGCAGCCCGCCCACCAGGTAGAGGTTCTCCCGCCCGGTCAGGTCCCCGGAGAAGCCGGCGGAGAGTTCCAGCAGCGGGGCCACCCGGCCGTGGACCCGGATCGCGCCCTCGTCGGGGATGAGCACGCCGGCGATCAACCGCAGCAGGGTGCTCTTGCCCGTGCCGTTGCGCCCGACCACGCCGACCGTCTCGCCCGGCTCGATCCGGAACGAGACGTCCCGCAGCGGCCAGAACCGGCCGGCGTCCGGGTCCCGGGAGCCCCGGTGGATGAGCAGTTCGCGCAGCCGGAGCTGGCGGCGGCGGTTGCGGACGAACCGGATGCCGAGCCCGTCCGCCTCGATGATGGCCGCCATTCACAGTTCCTTGAGCACGGCCGGTTCGAGGCGGCGGAACGACCACCAGCCCAGCGCGAACACCAGCAGGCTGCCCACCACGGTGACGGTGAGCAGCCGGGCGTCCGGGAACTCGTCCGGATACCAGATCGCGTGGTGCAGCTGGAAGATCCCGACCAGCGGGTTCAGCTCGTACGCGACCTTCAGCCAGCCCGGCATGCCCGAGCCCCGGACCAGGTCCAGCGGGTAGATGATCGGGGTGGCGTAGAAGAGCACCCGGATGATCAGCCGCATGAAGCGCTCGATGTCGCGCATCAGCACGTTGCCCGCCGACAGCAGCAGCGCCAGCCCCACCAGCAGGACGAACTGCACCGACACGGCCAGGGGCAACGCGAGCAGCGTCCAGCCGAGGTGGATCCGGCCGTGGGCGGCGTAGAGGGCCGCGATGGCGACCAGGATGGGCAGGCCGGCGGCGTACTCGGCGAACCGGCCGGTGACCCGGCCGATCGGGAAGACCTGCCGGGGCAGGTTCATCGTGGTGATCAGCCGGGCCTGCCCGGTCAGCGCGTTGGCCGCCTCGGTCAGCGCCGAACTGGCCCACATCCAGGCGAAGATCCCGGTGATCAGGAAGAGCGGGTACGACCCGGCCGCGTCACCGAGGTGCCGCCGGGTGGCGCCGGAGTAGAGCACGCCGAAGACGAACCAGTAGATCAGGCCCATGCCGAGCGGCTCGATCAGCGACCAGAGGTAGCCCAGCACGGACTGCTGGTACTTCACCGCGAGATCGCGCCGGACCAGGATGCGCAGCGAGGTGCGGGCGGACCAGAGCGCGGCGACGCCGGACGTCACCGTCCCATCCTCGCCCCGACCGCCCCGGCCCGCCGTACGGACGCGCGCGGTCACCCCTTCGGGTTCAGCACTCGATCACGTTGACGGCGAGGCCGCCCCGCGCCGTCTCCTTGTACTTGATCTTCATGTCGGCGCCGGTCTCCCGCATGGTCTTGATGACCTTGTCCAGCGACACGGCGTGCACCCCGTCGCCGCGCAGCGCCAGCCGGGCCGCGGTGATCGCCTTGATGCTGGCCACGGCGTTCCGCTCGATGCACGGGATCTGCACCAGGCCGCCGACCGGGTCGCAGGTGAGCCCCAGGTTGTGCTCCATGCCGATCTCGGCCGCGTTCTCCACCTGCTCGGGCGTGCCGCCCAGCGCCTCGGCCAGCCCGGCCGCCGCCATCGAGCAGGCCGAGCCGACCTCGCCCTGGCAGCCGACCTCGGCCCCGGAGATCGAGGCGTTCTCCTTGAACAGCACCCCGATGGCGCCGGCCGCCAGGAGGAAGCGGATCACGCCCTCCTCGGAGGCGCCCGGCACGAACCGCGTGTAGTAGTGCAGGACGGCCGGGATGATCCCGGCGGCGCCGTTGGTCGGCGCGGTGACCACCCGGCCGCCGGCCGCGTTCTCCTCGTTGACCGCGAGCGCGAAGAGGGTGACCCAGTCCATGGCGTGCAGCGGGTCGTTGGCGTCGCCCTCCGCCTCCAGGCTGCGGCGCAGCTCGGCGGCCCGGCGGCGCACCTTCAGGCCGCCCGGCAGCACGCCGTCCCGGGCGCAGCCGTTCTCGACGCACTCCCGCATGACCCGCCAGATCTCCAGCAGCCCGGCCCGGACGTCCGCCTCGCTGCGCCAGGACAGCTCGTTGGCGAGCATCACCTCGCTGATCGACAGGCCGGTGTCGGTGGTGACCCTGAGCAGCTCCGCCCCGGTGAGGAACGGGTGGCGGACGCGGGTGCTGTCCGGCTTGATCCGGTCCGCCCCGGCGGCTGCCTCATCGACAACGAACCCGCCGCCGACGGAGTAGTAGGTCCGCTCCCGGACCTGCTCCCCGGCCGCGTCGAAGGCCGCGAAGGTCATCCCGTTCGGGTGGTACGGCAGCGAGCGGCGGCGGTGCAGCACCAGGTCCCGGTCCGGGTCGAAGTCGATCTCCTGGCTGCCGAGCAGGCTGAGCCGCCGCTGCACGCGGATCCGCTCGACCCGCGGCCCGACCGAATCGGTGTCGACAGTCTCCGGGGACTCCCCCTCCAGCCCGAGCAGCACGGCGCGGTCGCTGCCGTGGCCGTGGCCGGTGGCGCCCAGCGAGCCGAACAGCTCGGCCTGCACCCGCGTGACGTCGGCGAGCTGGCCGTCGGCCTTGAGCCCGGCCACGAACGTGCGCGCGGCGCGCATCGGCCCGACGGTGTGCGAGCTGGACGGCCCGATACCGACGCTGAAGAGGTCGAAAACACTGATCATGGCTGCACTTCCTCGCCGTCGTCCCCGTCGTGCGGGTCCGGCCCGGTGTGTGCCGCTCCCCGGTGCGAGGGGCGGCGGGCGGCACCCGGGGTGTGGGCGCCCGACCGGCGAGCCTACCCTCCGCGCCCGCCGTCAACCCACCGTCACCGGCTGACCGGCCGGTGAATCGGTAATGGCCGGCCGGGGTAAAGCACCTACGGGTTCCCGCGTCACCGATCCTCCTCGGGGCCGAGGGCGGGACCCGCTCCCGTTCCTACCGTGGAATCAGCGCGGCGGATCGCCGCAGAAGTGGGAGTTCGACGATGAGTCGCAAACTGGTCCGGCCCCGCCAGGGGCGCGTGTTCGCCGGTGTCTGCGCCGGCCTGGCCCAGCGGTTCGGCATGTCGGCCGGCATGGTCCGGCTGCTGTTCCTGCTGTCGCTGCTGCTGCCCGGCACCCAGGTGATCATCTACCTGATCCTCTGGGTCCTGATGCCGAACGAGGACCGCTGGCTCGCCACCGGCCGCTGACCCGCGGCGCCCGCCCCGGGGAGCACCGGGGCGGGCGCCGGCGGCGTCAGGACGCCGTGTAGGTGACCGTCACCTTCTGGTAGCCGAGGGAGCGGAGCAGCCCCTCCAGCATCTTGCGGGTGTTCTCCTCGGCCCGGGCGGTGAGCCCGCTGTCCCGGGCCGCCGCGGAGATCCGGTCCTCGGCGAGCTGGTAGACCTGCTGCTGCCGGTTGGGGTCGCCGCCGACCAGGTCGTTCAGCCGGTTGATGAGGCCGCGCTGTTCGGCGAAGACGTAGCTCTTGTCCATGTCCAGGTCGGTCTCACCGAGCTGCGGCGCGGGCAGCTTGATCTCCACGGACTTGCCGTCGTCGGAGACCACCACCGCCCCGTCGCCGATCTTGGCGAAATCGACGTACGCCTCGATCCGGCCCGCCCCGACGAAGAGCGTGCGCTCGTTGAGCAGGAAGTCGGGCACGTTGCGCCGGTCCTTCTGCACGTCGACCACCACCTGGAAGTTGCCCTCGGCGGCCACGTAGCGGCTCAGGTCGCGGATCGACTTGAGCAGCGGCGGCTGGCTGCGGTCGGTCTGCTCCTTGGCGAACGGGTTGCGGAAGTCCGGGAGCAGGCCGGTCGCCTGCACGCCGAGCAGCACCACCACGGCCAGCGCGGCCGCACCGAGCACCCAGAGCAGGCCCCGTGCCGGGGCGCCGGGCGACCCCGGGCCACCACGGCCGGGCTCGGGTGGGACGTCCGACCGGGCCCGGAGAGCCTCACCGGTCGGATATTCCGGGAACTCCCTGGTGGGCTGGTTGATGTCACCGTCGCGGGCCATCGCCCCTCACCGTCCTCCGCAGACACATCGACTGAGAATGACGGTACGGCCACCGTGCGACACTCGCTCGCCGAGCGACCCGATCGGGTGAATCCGCAGGTCAGGCGAAGGCGGAGAGCCCGGTCAGCCGCTGGCCGATGACCAGCTGGTGGATCTCCGAGGTGCCCTCGTAGGTCAGCACGCTCTCCAGGTTGTTGGCGTGCCGCATCACCGGGTACTCGCCCGAGACGCCGTTCGCGCCGAGGATGGTCCGGCACTCCCGGGCGATGGCGATGGCCTCCCGGACGTTGTTCAGCTTGCCCACGCTCACCTGGTCCGGGCGCAGCTTCCCGGCGTCGGCGAGACGGCCCAGGTGCAGCGC
It encodes the following:
- a CDS encoding bifunctional glycosyltransferase/CDP-glycerol:glycerophosphate glycerophosphotransferase codes for the protein MTLISFVVPAFKVQGYLRECLDSILDQPFDDIEVIGIDDASPDGSGEILDEYAARDPRVHPVRLVENVGLGPARNIGLDRAAGEYVWFVDGDDWLVAGCLPHVADRLRATRPDVLVVDHVRAHWNNSATRSAMRDVFPEPPGEATFGLRDRPETLRLLHTAWNRLVRREFLVEQGLRFEPGWYEDVSFSYPALMAAERIGVLDRVCLNYRQRRTGAITRTRGDRHFEVFAQWHRVFRLMDRWGPAVADLRPAVFERMIWHYLTVLGNGERLDADLRPPFFAQIHADYVRFLPPGGYPVPPGLEGVKHRLVAAGRWRTFSALRAAHQAEEQARQTARKVRRRVLPVARRTARKARDAALREYYLAELHRPLDPTLAVYAAYWYRGYACNPAAIYAAARRLAPQVRGVWIVRRDRVDVLPPGVEYVVAGTRDYYRVLARARWLINNVNFPDFVRKRPGSVHVQTHHGTPVKVMGLDQQRYPVGAVGMDFTKLLDRMDRWDYSVSANSFSTQMWERAYPADYTTLEVGYPRNDRLALATAEDCRKARADLGIGPEEYVVLYAPTHREHLPGWRPPFDPDRMRDVLGPSGRLLMRSHYFHDRERQLRGASDGTVLDVSTYERVEDLYLVADVLVTDYSSAMFDYAVLDRPIVVYAPDWDAYRVARGVYFDLLAEPPGAVAVDFPGLLDVFRSGAVRGTEAEQARQRFRKRFCALDDGHAAERVVRRVFLNEPAG
- a CDS encoding DUF5941 domain-containing protein, producing MTLAIVLAAGPAAGLTTDGGERLVDRIAGQWRRAGADEVRVAADLSELADLVAAATGPVLVSGADLVAHTAVLKHLATSPVGPTVALVLTDPPAAGQATVREERGQVVAVDEPAGATGVFGGALRVGPADLPALAAAARTAAGGGVDRLFADLAGCGTLTFAHRVRLLVAHRVGDPAELAAAQAAVAAVNEDKAELKLSVKERDDFFTTFFVSTWSPYVTKAAARIGLGPTAVTMISVAFAVAAAVLFGVGGRLALVAGGLLLYLGFVLDCVDGQLARYTRHFSAWGGWLDTMADRAKEYVVYAGLGYGATHAGFRYGWALAIAAMTLQTVRHMTDTWYGVLHDEAARRPRAATGDAGGIGGKLNAASTKVQADTGSVSYWLKRTVVFPIGERWALMAVAAALFGPLVALCAVLVWGVLAFAYTGALRTLRARWMRVPVLTTVDTGLHRDDGPLARTLPAPGRLPAVRQPLVLAVVGALGAAGLLLWALLAVHDGRDLPGWAVAFAFVVLLSGAHGARTAHDGPLDWLVPAALRAGEYLFAIAVGVAGRVSPWLIFGYVFVLTLHHYDLTARLEKRQAAPPLHAATLGWEGRSALLTIGSIAGIASIALATLGTYLLVVFVASVVLAWVVLPARVRGGDRSPG
- a CDS encoding ABC transporter permease encodes the protein MTSGVAALWSARTSLRILVRRDLAVKYQQSVLGYLWSLIEPLGMGLIYWFVFGVLYSGATRRHLGDAAGSYPLFLITGIFAWMWASSALTEAANALTGQARLITTMNLPRQVFPIGRVTGRFAEYAAGLPILVAIAALYAAHGRIHLGWTLLALPLAVSVQFVLLVGLALLLSAGNVLMRDIERFMRLIIRVLFYATPIIYPLDLVRGSGMPGWLKVAYELNPLVGIFQLHHAIWYPDEFPDARLLTVTVVGSLLVFALGWWSFRRLEPAVLKEL
- a CDS encoding L-serine ammonia-lyase, translating into MISVFDLFSVGIGPSSSHTVGPMRAARTFVAGLKADGQLADVTRVQAELFGSLGATGHGHGSDRAVLLGLEGESPETVDTDSVGPRVERIRVQRRLSLLGSQEIDFDPDRDLVLHRRRSLPYHPNGMTFAAFDAAGEQVRERTYYSVGGGFVVDEAAAGADRIKPDSTRVRHPFLTGAELLRVTTDTGLSISEVMLANELSWRSEADVRAGLLEIWRVMRECVENGCARDGVLPGGLKVRRRAAELRRSLEAEGDANDPLHAMDWVTLFALAVNEENAAGGRVVTAPTNGAAGIIPAVLHYYTRFVPGASEEGVIRFLLAAGAIGVLFKENASISGAEVGCQGEVGSACSMAAAGLAEALGGTPEQVENAAEIGMEHNLGLTCDPVGGLVQIPCIERNAVASIKAITAARLALRGDGVHAVSLDKVIKTMRETGADMKIKYKETARGGLAVNVIEC